The segment TTCTGTGGTGGCTCGCTCCTAAATAAGGATACTATCCTTACAGCTAGTCATTGTTTTGAAAAACCGCCCCCAAATCTTCAAGTTCGTGCTGGATCAAATGTAcgttttatatttttttatttgtcTTCTCTTGGTAGTTCTTGTCcctaataatatactatatagGATCACGGAAATGGAGGCCAGGTCTCCAAGATAATTAAGATCAAAAAGCACCCTAATTACAATGCACAAACACACGATTATGATGTGGCTATATTGAAAATATCACCGCCGGTCACTGGGGTTGAATTCGCCACATTAGCGCAAAGTGGCTCCTACCCTAGTCCGGGCCAAAAAAGGGTAGCTGGCTGGTATGTTATAGTTCACCAGACTCTTCttcccatctccatctctAGGGGACATATTCTTACTCTTATTTTAGGGGACAGACAACACCCGGACAACCAAGCGGACAACCCGGTCCGACGAAGAAGAGACAAGTCGAAGTCAATTCGATGACCCGCGATCAATGCCAACAAATTTATCAAGTGAGAAACTTGCCAGTCACAGAAAATATGGTGTGCGCAAGCGCACCAGGTAAAGATTCTTGCTTTGGAGATAGTGGCGGGGCATTACTTGATGCCAGTACTGGAGTGCTTGAAGGTGTGGTTTCCTGGGGCCTGGGTTGTGCAGACCAGCAGTTTCCCGCCGTTTATGCCGCTGTGGGTCAACTATACGATTTTATTTCAAGGGAAGCTGGTCAGTTGCCAGGTAGCCCAGGTGGTGATAAACCAACCAACCCAGGTGGTAATCAGCCAACCAACCCAGATGATACTCAACCAACCAACCCAGATGATACTCAACCAACCAACCCAGATGGTAATCCACCAACCAACCCAGATAACGGTGGAAACGTCCCCTTTTGGTGCAGCTATTTCCCTTCTGGGTGGATGTGTTTTTCCAATTAACCCAGGTAGTGGTGGAACCGACCCAGATAATTCAACCCAAGCGAAGATAGAATCGACACAGTTGTCCAGCTCACCCTAGCTGTTCAAGCTAGCTACAATACTGTATTCCAGATTTTCTAATGGGAGTTATATTTTAGCGCCGCCGGACGACGCTGGAAGCTATTGATTTTATTTGGGCCGTTCAGGCCAtaatgttacacggaaaaggcccaacagatcgtgaagcccaataaaggggcttcacgcCGATATAAGACTTGTTAGTTACACggctagaacacgtgcctaGGTAAGGATTCTAGGCctaggcgttcctttcatgtatataaagtAGTTactctttcttttttttctcttagTAACgcaggacctttgatatcctacgagattattattgaattgagcccctttgctccaagcccccatattgaacccttgtcacacataatgtatataaagttttaCGAGCTTTAGTGATTTGCCAAATATTTGTCCATAGTAGACAATACAAGAGAATATAACTCTGTTATTTTAGAAATAGGTATAGTAGGTATATTTTAACCCTAACTATTTTAAGTGTGCAGTATATCTCTTAGGACGACTACTGTAAAGGATATACTATACTCTTATctagtaaaataataataataatattatattttcttatcttacctaatatataattattattattaataaataagagtaattttagtttattatactttttatttaaaaaaacctaggtagtaatatactttataattataatataaatctaGCTAATAATATAGTTTTTAGGGTAAggtatattaatttataaaggGCTTTAATATAgataagtaaaattataagttcttttatatatagaaAAGgcttataaaagaaaagtatcctaaaaaaataatagaTTAATTATTACCTACAAACCTAATACCCAGAGTAACTAGGAGAATACCTAATTAGGAGAATATCAGAGATTAGCTAACACTTATTAGGCTTTAAATATCAGAGAAACTAGGGCTGTTACTTACATAATATAAGAGGAGGGAAACTACTTTTACTGCTagtttatataagtaatagctattattattaactaataagctaaaaatattagAATATcgtataatttatataacTAAAGTGTTATTACTTAGCTCGGagtattagttataattaatatttaccttttatatattaacCTTATAGCCTTCTAGCTATTACTCTTTTAGTTTAAATAAGAATTAAGAATTCTGCTATtaaaccctaaaaaactaattaatttacttttttttataataagatagtattttattaaatagtATAACTAGAATAATAACTTCTTAAttactactaatataaatataaaatttcttATATAACCAGGGATAAGTAACTACTAGTTAGTTATAATGCTATCCTCTTAGTTTTATAAGGCTATTTTACCTAATAAATAGCACTTTTATACAcaattatataataatattataatagtttactaattataatagttACAAAATATAAGCTAGGGGATATTTTACTACCCTTTCCATAAAGTCGCATCTGAGTTGAGCAAGTGGCTGCGCTGTGTCGTGACATTTGTCGCGCACTGACTTACGCGTTAAAGCGATTAGAGCCGGTCGTGATTGTGTTATGGACACGTTACGGTTTTGATTATCTTTTAGGCTAAAAGAGCTAGATAAAAGTGTAGAGTTTATTATTAgaaatattagcttaaaaggaGCTTATAAGTAAGGGTGGCAGCTAAAACCACTTAAAAGGCTAGTGCCTATATCTTAGTCGCTGATTAGTGAAAATATATCAGCCGTAACCGTGCAGTAGTCAGGGGTCCTATTATAGTCAGGGGTGGCTATATTTAAAGAAAGTAgtagcttttatatttaaggctAGTACCAGCACCTCCTGTTTTTTACGTCAGGTTATTATATAGTATAGTAGGTTACTGTAATCCTACTATATTATCTACTAGTTTATTATCCTTTAAAAACAGATACTATAGCCTTTATTTTTAGAGGCACACtcctttatatataaaggtaTTAGAACCGCGGAGAAGAGCTTGACGGGATCGTGAGCTCTactggcggctgtggtcgtaTGTGATTGCTGATGGGTCAGTTTGACCTATAAGCACAAGGAGACGATCTAATATCTATTTGATAATGTCTGGTCAGGTAGGGTTTTTACATTTTCTAGAAACTACATCTCCTTGAATACAAACTCCACCACCATCCTTCAAGTCGACTCGGTATACACGCACCCACACCGTCATATTCCCAGTCCGCTCCTATACAAGACAATACATGAATCTTCAAGCAAAACAGGTCCACTAAGCATCAGCAGTTACTCGGCCGTATCGCCGTGAGCGCATTCCCCGTCTGCCCGGCACccgcgcccgccgccgcagccatgTACGCATCAATCGCCGGCAGCACCTGCGGGCACCGGTCGCGGTTAATCGCCCGAATCATGGCGCTCACCTGGCCGGGCGACATGCGCGCGCCGCGCCTCGACAGCGTCTGCAGCCCGTCCACGACGAACTGAAACGTGCCCTGCGTCTCGAGGACATTGTTGGCCTGCCGGACGGTCGCGTCTCGGTTCCTGCGCGCCCCCGTGAGGAACATTTGGTCCAGCACCGCCTTGTGGGTGAGCTCGTCGTTTTCGGCGGCGAGAGCGCCGCGCgcctgctgctggagctgttgCGGGCTCATGGACTCGGCGGTGGACAGGAACTGCGACACGACGCCCGTGTCTCTTTGCCAGgagcgggcggcggcgtcgatggcTTGCGCCGAGGGCTGGCGCGCGCGTTTGGACAGCGCTTCGCTTTCTTGCGAGAGTTGGTCTTggggggctggctggctggcggcgagggcgtGTGCGTggacggccacggcgaggatggcgatgagggtTGGCGGCTTCATTGCGATTAGGGGCTTCGAACTACTCGAGACTGACTGCTGGTATGGCAAACTATGTACCTCGCATCAAGGGCCAGCCTCGACGCAGGGTTCTGATGAGAGGGAAACTTGACAAACTTGCGAGATTGCGAGTCTCCAACAGGACGGTTTTATCACTGGCGGTCCGTCCTTTTCTTTACAAAAGTATGCATGCACTGATTAGCTTAGGGCATCCTTATGTAGCAACACTTGAGACGCAGCAAGGGCAATGAATTAGGTTTTGTGAGTTTGAACCAGGATAGAGCGCCCGTTTGAGAATCCATCGCCGATCCAGGCCCTACATGTGACTTGATTTTCCGTTTCAGAAGATCATGTTCGCCATTCGGTGTCGTGCCTGCCGCGGCAGTCAAAGATCGGCACTTGCATGTGGGCATTTCGGACTTGTTTCGAATGTAGTCTCAATAGCCCAATTCACTCTCCAACGCCATTATGGGCCGTCGGAACTATGTGGGTCAGGAGATTGTCGGGAATCTTTTGTACATcgctgacatctggagtaTGGACTATCGGTTGCGGGTCTTTTTGGTGTTGCGGGTTGCGTTTCAAAGTCCATCTCAGGTAGCGGCCAGGATGGCTTGCGAAACAACGGACAACAGTAGCCCAAGGTAACAGCTCTtcgtttcttcttttcttccttcatGATTCTACACATGGTTATAATGGCTATTGCATCTGTTCAGACCAGAATATTCATCTGCCGAATGGTGAGACCCGTGGCGTTCATCCGACGCCTTTATTATAGCTTAGTTATGCATAACTACCCCCTCTCCGGTACACCGTTTTGTACCGCTCGATTTATTAATTGTAACCTTGAATATACGGTTTTGTAAACCCTGCTTTCTGCGGCAAATAAAGTAAAATGTGAACAGTGGTTTCGCTTCGCACCAAGATTCGAGACGAGGTTACTAGCCGTGTCCGCATCTTCGTCACACAAGATTGCGTGGGTGTAGTACTCACTCTGAACATTAATATAATTCTCAAAGAGCCTTCTCAGTTTCCTTGTCTAGGTCTAGGTCTTGCAGCAGCTGTTTCTTGGAAAGACTTTCCATAAACATGTTGACCATGCGCTCTGGCCTGGTGAGTTTTGGCTTCTTTTCACCACGAAACGGCCCCTAGATTTTTCAAACATGTTGACCATCGCATGATAACCCCACAGAAAATTGCCTGGGTCCTTGGCACCCTCGGAGGACTACTTGATTCCCCGATCTATGCAGGGATATCTCTCCGACTTGACAAGATGCCTCGGCAATTAGCTCCCTCGGTAGATCGAGTCGTATCCAGTTCCATATTTCAATGCCGAACCCCTCAAGACATTCGGCAATGGCTCCATTTGTGTGACAGGGGATCTTGGCGTCATAGACGTTGACCTTTGATATGTTCCTGACATCCTTCTAGCGTAACCAGTTCAGTATGTGCGTGAAGACGGTTTGACCCCGGCGAGATTCCGGTCTCGGTGGGCTGAGGGCTGGTTAGCTGCTGCCTATCTCACCATGTTTTGGGTCGCTAACCTACAATTTAGACATGGCATCATAAGATTGCAAAATGAAGACGGTTAGTCCCTGTAGCTAGCTCTGGCCCCGTCTCGGGTTGCCGAAGCGGAACGCAGAAGACTTGGGCCAGAGTTGCTGGGAACAGTCACAATCTGCTCAGCATGACTTTGGCAAATGTGAAATGATTTGCTGTATTACCTTCTGTATTCTCGAGTGCATTGCTGTTTTCCCTTCTAGTTCATCTGCAAGGAGGGAGTCGAATGAGAAATCACTATATACGTAGGCCCATCTACTTATTTTGTTATTAAACCCGAGCACTGGCCACCTGCGACCGATAAAGGTACACGACTTGAGCTATATTCCATAAACAACCGGTATTAGTCTGTTCAACCATGAccaacgacgacgtcgtTTGTCTCTATCCTGCTCCTTAAAGTCAGATTGGTGGACAGCTGCGGAGCAAGACGCAGGCCGAGCAAAAAATCTCATTCCAGAAAGGCCAAGTTGAACCTCGAAAGCAACCATCGCCCTGCTTCATCACGGCTTTTTCTACTCTGAGAGCCCGGAGGCTACGCTTCTCATTCTTTACTTGCGGTTCGTGACGTCTGATACTGCAGCGAGGTTCATCAAAGCTGGAATGAACCTTGCGTTTCGCCACGCCCATGGCGAAGACTCCCAGTGTATACTTGTCTACACATCATACCGGAGGACAAAAATCAAGCCGGGcgttgacatctggaagaTCGCACACATGGGGAACGTCGAGCTGAGCGGTAGCCACGGGCCTGCAACGGCCAAAACCAGCGGCGGAATCAAGAGGGAGGGAGACAAGAAGATCGAGCACCTGATCCTCGTCACCGGCTATAAAAGGTTGGATGCGGGGAACTTTCTATAAATACAAAAAAGTCAGTGTGAGTTAGAGGCccgaggcagccctcgctcAGTGTCCCATCTCCGGCCTCGTGATGTcttctttgttgttgtgtaaccgATATTGTCCCGAGCCCTTTGTTGAATGTTGACAGCGACATAAAGCGCCCACGCTGTGCCTTTGAGAGACCCGGGCTGTGCGCCTTGTTTCATCATCCTGCCTTCAATCACCGTCATCTCGCACGCAGCTTCGTTACGCCACCTACTGACAACCGCCCTCTCAGCTCCCCGCGAAAGCTGCAACGAGGATAACCATGGCTGTTCCATTGACCTTGTGAGTGAACCACTGTGAGACCTGCCTAGGTACATATAGATTCGGCTAATCTAGTGGATAAAAAGTCTCGTGCTGGTAACGGGCGTCGCTGGAGACAGCGCTCTTCCGGATGGTGGCCTAGGCAATATGCATTCCTATCTATCACAGCACTTCCCGGCTGCCCACCGAATCGTCTTGAACACTGTCGAATCCTCTGCGGAAGACGTCATGATAACCGTGCCTGACTTGAGAAGCTCAGCCCGGAATCTATTGCAATCGCTTGATAGGAAAAAGGACAAGTTGGAAGGAGAAAGGGCAGTAGATGTGAAGAATCACGGAGACGGTCCGAAGCAACAGGTACGAACCGTGGACACCCAACCAGGGCTGTGGCGCTCGAGTGAAGCACGTTGTGGGATTTTACTCTCTTCTAGGAGGTAATCCTTTCTAATGTTGGTGTTTCAGGGACCGAATATCCCTGCTCCCAAATTGGTATTTCTCTGCCATGATATTGGAGGATTTGTTGTAAAACAGGTATGAAGCTTACATCGGAACTCTCGCTGAAGATTCTGACAGTGTACTCCCAGGCCCTTCTGTTGGCGAATTCAGAACCCTGCTTTGAATGGGTAGCACGCGCAACGGCTGCTGTGGTGAGACCTTGGCTCTGTATCATCTGTTGAGAACTCTGAATGTAACCTGTAAAATAGCTTTTCTTTGAGACGCCTCACACAGTGCCGACGCATCTGTCCTGGGAGCGCCTGATGGTGAGGATGCTTGGTCAGACAGAGTCTGTGTTGGATTTCGCCTCATTTATACGTTATTTGTCCGACTATGCGTCTCAACTCGAGACTGAATTTGAAGGAATTTCTGGGACTCATCATATGATAAACTTTCTGTCTCGTGAGAGTCATTATGCCGTGGTATGTTACCCTTTTGACTACCCGAGTCACTAGTTTACCAGATTACCAACAGCATAGGTCACCCGAGAGAACCTCCCGTGTCCAATCTACAGCTGTGATCAGATACACTGCTTGGATTGCGACCCAAAAGAGATGTGGAAGGTCAGCGACCAAGTCTCATGGGCTGACACAATCCGGCGCGTTATCAGTACCCATCTCAGTCTCGACAGCAAAGGCAGGTGCCTCACGATGCCTTTCACGAAAGTTGTATAATTCTAACTACTCTTCTCAGACCCACGAGAAGTTACGCGCAGTTTctcgacgtctttggcgcgGCTGAGTCCAAGATTGCACCAGCTTGGAACGCCAGCACACCGCTCGATCCCGAGTGACTTCGCAAGATGGGCCACGTGGAAAGAGTATAATGACTGGGCTTCGCGCACAGAGAACCCGGTGCTTCACATCGTGGGACTACCTGGGACCGGGACATCGCTTTTTGCTACCCAAGTCACGAGCCACCTGCGAGAAGGTGGTAACCTTGTACTTTCCTATTCAGCATGTCATAGAACCAACCCGAGAAACTCGACGGCGAGTCTCTGGCATTCTTTCTGCCAACAAGCACTCCTATTGCCATCTTCATATCGTTCTACCACACCCCTTTGCTCATGGCTCAGTAAAGAGGGCATCTTCACCAAAGACACGTTCAGGGGCCTGCTGCGTTCGATACTGTCGGGCTGCGCCGGAAAAGCGACATTTTGTATCATCAACGGCCTTGACCACTATACCGCCGAGGCGCGGGACGAACTGCTCCGCGATCTCTGCGAGATGAGAACTTCATCTCAAGCCGAATTCAAGGTTCTTACTGTTGGCTCCGCCTCGCATGTGCAGTATGGGAAGCCCGGGTATCCGCTAGTAGTTTACTCGCAGGAACGAATACTAGCAGCTGGAGAGCTCGAGCGGCTTGCTAAGACAAGGATAAGAAGCATGGCTGCGGTTAACCCGGCTTGGAAGACCCTTGATCTTGAATCTGAACAAGTCAAAAGGCTGTGGACGGGATCCGCTACACTCTTTGAATTATGCCAGAAGATGGACTTTCTCGAAAAGGGCGAAACCTTGTCCACCACCGATGAGGCAATTGCCATGGTCGCCACTCTTCCCGCGGACTTTACAGTCTTCTTCAGAACGCTAGCGACTAAATATGACTTCTTACGTGATGGAGGCTTGGGCGCAGCGGTCTTGCCCTGGCTCACTCGTTCGGTACGGCCCATGACGGTGCCGGAGCTCGCGGTCTGTGCCGCTCTTGCTCGCACGAGCACTGAGACGCTCACATTGCAACACCTACAAAAGTCCATCCTATGGGACTTTCACAGGGACCTGGAGAATGAGCTTGGTCCCATCATCCGGATCTCGGGCGAGACGGTAGAAATGCGGCACCGCATCTACCAAGACCTCGTTCTCGCAGACTCCAACGCTCTAGGCAAGGCCAATGTGCATCTTGATATACTGACCACGTGTCTCATATACCTCAGGCAAATCAGCCCATCGTGGAAGCACGGCACAGAGTTTCGGCAAGAGCATAGACTGGCAGAATACGCGGCTCTTCACTGGCCGCAACATTACCATGAGGTTAGGGACAAAGCCACTGCAAAGCCGGTGGTGCTATCACTTCTCCAAAATGAGGAGCAATTCACCGTATGGCTGGACATATATTCTCACTATGCTACGCGATCCGCCGAAGAAGAGTCATTCCCCAAGACACCGATTCAAGTAGCCGCGTACTTGGGATTGACCGAGGTGCTCTCCGAACTTGTAGCCAACTTGCATCCATCGAATGAAGATACGGAACTATCAAAGGCCATGGAATACGCCGCAAGTAAGGGTCATGCGAATGTGATTCGACTTCTTGCCGAACTCGGCGTCAGAGCCGAGGGCGCGCTGCTCCGAGCTTCCTGGCTCGGCGACAACGCAACTGTGACTGAGCTGCTCAAAAGCcatcgtacatacataaacTCCAGAGGCGGGCCGGACGGCTTCTACAACCCCCTTCTGCAAGCAGCCCGTTGTGGACATGTTGACAGCTTTGCGAAACTCCAATCTGAAGGGGCTGATACTAACGCTGTGGCAGCCCATACGAATCTCACTGCACTGCACCTGGCGGCAAGGATTGGTCAACGGGCGATTGTTCAGATCCTGATTACCGCCAAAGTTCCCCTGGCGAGCGTCGATGAGCAGGGCTATGGTGCTCTTCACTACGCGGCAGAAGGGGGGTTCGAGGAAATTGTAAGATGTATGATCATTGCCGCAAATGACCCGGCAATACTGGCGGATGTATCACGGGTCTCGCAAGTGCTTCTAGCAAACGACCAGACAAGGGATTCGAATACCCCGCTGCATCTAGCAGCGTCGAATGGACATTTGAAGACTGTGGAAACACTACTTGAGATGAAAGCCGAGCCAGGCATCCTGAATGACCGCAAATACACGCCGCTCCATTGTGCTGCCGAAGGAGGGTTCCCGTCCGTGGTCAAGGCACTCCTTAAAGTTGGCACTGTAGCAGAGAATCAAGGGGAGCAGTCGACGATTGAGGTTCAGCCGTCGCCAGTCGAACTGGCTGTCAAGAACGGTCATCTTGGTACCGTGAGGGAGCTACGGAGCTCGCGCTTCTATGACGATAGCGAGGTTCTTTCCCTAGCATTCGCCACCGCATGCCGAGAGGGAACCAACGACTGTGCCTTGTACATCCTTCATTGGTATAGCGAGGTCTCATTTGCCGGCGGACCATTGCTGGACGTAGACGGAAATACCGCGCTCCATCTCGCCGCACGGGACGGCAATGTGCGACTATTTCAGAAGCTTATGGATTCAAAATACGTCCCGATTGACTCCTTAAACAAGAAGGGATTGAGTCCCCTTCACATTGCTGCGTCTTCCGGGAGCCTTGCCATCATACAGTTGTTCAAAGATGACTCGGCTCTCGGTGGCACAACGGCCAACGGAACAGGGAGGACGCTTCTCCATATAGCCGCAGAGGCGGGCTACCTCCACGTCGTTGAGTGGCTCCTAGACTACACATCACTGAAGAAAGAGACCGCCACGGCAGTTAA is part of the Metarhizium brunneum chromosome 4, complete sequence genome and harbors:
- the Ank1_1 gene encoding Ankyrin-1 yields the protein MAVPLTFLVLVTGVAGDSALPDGGLGNMHSYLSQHFPAAHRIVLNTVESSAEDVMITVPDLRSSARNLLQSLDRKKDKLEGERAVDVKNHGDGPKQQGPNIPAPKLVFLCHDIGGFVVKQALLLANSEPCFEWVARATAAVLFFETPHTVPTHLSWERLMVRMLGQTESVLDFASFIRYLSDYASQLETEFEGISGTHHMINFLSRESHYAVVTRENLPCPIYSCDQIHCLDCDPKEMWKVSDQVSWADTIRRVISTHLSLDSKGRPTRSYAQFLDVFGAAESKIAPAWNASTPLDPDKEGIFTKDTFRGLLRSILSGCAGKATFCIINGLDHYTAEARDELLRDLCEMRTSSQAEFKVLTVGSASHVQYGKPGYPLVVYSQERILAAGELERLAKTRIRSMAAVNPAWKTLDLESEQVKRLWTGSATLFELCQKMDFLEKGETLSTTDEAIAMVATLPADFTVFFRTLATKYDFLRDGGLGAAVLPWLTRSVRPMTVPELAVCAALARTSTETLTLQHLQKSILWDFHRDLENELGPIIRISGETVEMRHRIYQDLVLADSNALGKANVHLDILTTCLIYLRQISPSWKHGTEFRQEHRLAEYAALHWPQHYHEVRDKATAKPVVLSLLQNEEQFTVWLDIYSHYATRSAEEESFPKTPIQVAAYLGLTEVLSELVANLHPSNEDTELSKAMEYAASKGHANVIRLLAELGVRAEGALLRASWLGDNATVTELLKSHRTYINSRGGPDGFYNPLLQAARCGHVDSFAKLQSEGADTNAVAAHTNLTALHLAARIGQRAIVQILITAKVPLASVDEQGYGALHYAAEGGFEEIVRCMIIAANDPAILADVSRVSQVLLANDQTRDSNTPLHLAASNGHLKTVETLLEMKAEPGILNDRKYTPLHCAAEGGFPSVVKALLKVGTVAENQGEQSTIEVQPSPVELAVKNGHLGTVRELRSSRFYDDSEVLSLAFATACREGTNDCALYILHWYSEVSFAGGPLLDVDGNTALHLAARDGNVRLFQKLMDSKYVPIDSLNKKGLSPLHIAASSGSLAIIQLFKDDSALGGTTANGTGRTLLHIAAEAGYLHVVEWLLDYTSLKKETATAVKDTAIMLAAVGKHEPIVKLLLDSKYAVPTGNLLHVAVLNSWKDVTKLLTSCDFSVLNWIDDTTSNAALHLAVVIKNPTW